The Burkholderia pyrrocinia genome includes a window with the following:
- a CDS encoding LysR family transcriptional regulator has product MDTLLSMRVFTRIVETGSFTRASDTTGLTTPRVSALLSTLEQHLGCRLLNRTTRRISLTEDGQAYYERCVGVLREIDDMEAAVSQARNVPRGRLKVNLPPAMAKQIMVPALPEFLAAHPGIMVELGVTDRQIDLVGEGVDCVVRIGALDDSGLVAKRIGSLTTCTCAAPAYLERCGAPDTVDDLAQHIAVSHISADTGRPRPWDYVVDGETRIIQMCGTVAVNDADTYIACGVAGIGLIKTSLYLVEPYLQSGRLREVLTDFNTPPRPISILYPPNRHTPVKLKIFVDWLAGLFAQIPTLQGKRG; this is encoded by the coding sequence ATGGATACCTTGCTTTCGATGCGCGTGTTTACGCGCATCGTCGAGACGGGCAGCTTCACGCGCGCGTCGGACACGACCGGACTCACGACGCCGCGCGTGTCCGCGCTGCTGAGCACGCTCGAACAGCATCTCGGCTGCCGGCTGCTGAACCGGACCACCCGCCGGATCTCGCTGACCGAGGACGGACAGGCCTATTACGAACGCTGCGTCGGCGTGCTGCGCGAAATCGACGACATGGAAGCGGCCGTCTCGCAGGCGCGCAATGTGCCGCGCGGCCGTCTGAAAGTGAACCTGCCGCCGGCCATGGCCAAGCAGATCATGGTGCCCGCCCTGCCCGAATTTCTCGCCGCCCATCCGGGCATCATGGTCGAGCTCGGCGTGACCGATCGCCAGATCGATCTTGTCGGCGAGGGCGTCGATTGCGTCGTGCGGATCGGCGCGCTCGACGATTCCGGGCTGGTCGCGAAACGGATCGGCAGCCTGACCACCTGCACGTGCGCGGCCCCCGCGTATCTCGAACGGTGCGGCGCACCCGACACGGTGGACGATCTCGCGCAGCACATCGCGGTCAGCCACATCTCGGCCGATACGGGCCGCCCGCGCCCCTGGGACTATGTCGTCGACGGCGAAACGCGCATCATCCAGATGTGCGGTACGGTCGCGGTCAACGACGCCGACACCTACATCGCGTGCGGCGTCGCGGGGATCGGCCTGATCAAGACCTCGCTGTACCTGGTCGAGCCGTATCTGCAATCGGGGCGCCTGCGCGAGGTGCTGACCGATTTCAATACGCCGCCCCGGCCGATCTCGATCCTGTATCCGCCCAATCGGCATACACCCGTCAAGCTCAAGATCTTCGTCGACTGGCTCGCGGGGCTGTTCGCGCAGATTCCGACGCTGCAGGGCAAGCGCGGTTGA
- a CDS encoding xanthine dehydrogenase family protein molybdopterin-binding subunit encodes MNPPDDIDEGRRHFMVSGALFVAFSLAPAARAAAEVVIADEGAAVHVAKATETLAGSLKTNPLLDAWIKITPEGKVTVFTGKVELGTGVRTALLQVAAEELNMKPSLITFLTADTGASPDEGLTAGSHTMADSGSALLNAAAQVRGLLVDGAAKQFGVDPRLLTVADAVIKAPDGRTMRYGDAVRTVDLHRNATPTSPLKSPATFAVIGTSLPRVDIPNKVTGGVSYVQDMELPGMLHARVVMPPVYDAKLLSFDEAAILKMPGVVRIVRNGSLLAVVAQGEWQAVVAQRALSAGCRWSPGRALPDRATVHQDLKRIATQRIEIANTHAQTAPAAKTLSATFLKNYLLHGSIGPSCSVAHLENGTLTVWTHSQGVYPLRDALAEMLSMPKASVRCIHTEGSGCYGHNGADDAAAHAALIAAAMPGKPIRVQWMREQEHTWDHFTPAMVTELSASLDASGRIVDWQYALWSSSHNERIVNAGRLLPARMLEPPFVSAPSTPMLQPEGGGDRNAIPLYALPNMHIVNNFSPTMPLQTSAMRSLGAHTNVWAIESFMDELAHAAGVDPVEFRLRHMQDHRASQVIKLAAAKFGWPRPPRERNRGVGFAFGKYKNLMAYVAIAVEVSVVPETGQVTLERAEAAVDAGQVVSPDGIRNQIEGGIIQSASWTLYEALKYDTQRVRSFDWSSYPILRFGAAPQSIKVHLINRPGAPFLGAAEASMGPTAGALANAIFDATGQRLREMPFAGEGLRKRIDA; translated from the coding sequence ATGAACCCACCCGACGACATCGACGAAGGCCGCCGGCACTTCATGGTTTCCGGCGCGCTCTTCGTCGCGTTCAGCCTCGCGCCGGCCGCGCGCGCCGCCGCGGAGGTCGTGATCGCGGACGAAGGCGCCGCCGTCCACGTGGCGAAGGCCACCGAAACGCTGGCCGGCAGCCTGAAAACCAACCCGCTGCTGGACGCGTGGATCAAGATCACGCCCGAGGGCAAGGTCACCGTGTTCACGGGCAAGGTCGAGCTCGGCACCGGCGTGCGCACCGCGTTGCTGCAGGTGGCGGCCGAAGAGCTGAACATGAAGCCGTCGCTGATCACGTTCCTGACCGCCGACACCGGCGCGTCGCCGGACGAGGGATTGACGGCCGGCAGCCACACGATGGCGGACAGCGGCTCCGCGTTGCTGAACGCCGCCGCGCAGGTGCGCGGGCTGCTGGTCGACGGCGCGGCGAAGCAGTTCGGCGTCGATCCGCGCCTGCTCACCGTTGCCGACGCGGTCATCAAGGCGCCGGACGGCCGCACGATGCGCTACGGCGACGCGGTCCGGACCGTCGACCTGCATCGGAACGCGACGCCGACGTCGCCGTTGAAGAGTCCGGCCACGTTCGCCGTGATCGGCACGTCGCTGCCGCGCGTCGACATCCCGAACAAGGTCACGGGCGGCGTCAGCTACGTGCAGGACATGGAACTGCCCGGGATGCTGCATGCGCGCGTCGTGATGCCGCCGGTGTACGACGCGAAACTGCTGTCGTTCGACGAAGCCGCGATCCTGAAGATGCCCGGTGTCGTGCGGATCGTGCGAAACGGCAGCCTGCTCGCGGTCGTCGCGCAGGGCGAATGGCAGGCGGTCGTCGCGCAGCGCGCACTGTCCGCCGGCTGCCGCTGGTCGCCCGGCCGGGCGCTGCCTGATCGCGCGACGGTTCATCAGGACCTGAAGCGGATCGCGACGCAGCGCATCGAGATCGCCAACACGCATGCGCAAACCGCGCCGGCCGCGAAGACGCTGAGCGCCACGTTCCTGAAGAACTACCTGCTGCACGGCTCGATCGGACCGTCCTGCTCGGTCGCGCATCTCGAGAATGGCACGCTGACCGTGTGGACCCACTCGCAGGGCGTGTACCCGCTGCGCGACGCGCTCGCCGAGATGCTGTCGATGCCGAAGGCGAGCGTCCGTTGCATACACACCGAGGGTTCCGGCTGCTACGGGCACAACGGCGCGGACGACGCGGCCGCGCATGCGGCGCTGATCGCGGCCGCGATGCCCGGCAAGCCGATCCGCGTCCAGTGGATGCGCGAACAGGAACATACATGGGACCACTTCACGCCGGCGATGGTCACCGAGCTCAGCGCGTCGCTCGACGCGAGCGGCCGCATCGTCGACTGGCAGTACGCGCTGTGGAGCAGCTCGCACAACGAGCGCATCGTCAATGCCGGCCGGCTGCTGCCCGCGCGGATGCTCGAGCCGCCGTTCGTCTCCGCGCCGTCGACGCCGATGCTGCAGCCCGAGGGCGGCGGCGATCGCAACGCGATCCCGCTGTACGCACTGCCGAACATGCACATCGTCAACAACTTCTCGCCGACCATGCCGCTGCAGACGTCGGCGATGCGCTCGCTCGGCGCGCACACGAACGTCTGGGCCATCGAAAGCTTCATGGACGAACTGGCGCACGCCGCCGGCGTCGATCCCGTCGAATTCAGGCTGCGTCACATGCAGGATCACCGCGCGAGCCAGGTGATCAAGCTCGCCGCGGCGAAATTCGGCTGGCCCCGGCCGCCGCGCGAACGCAACCGCGGCGTCGGCTTCGCATTCGGCAAATACAAGAACCTGATGGCCTACGTCGCGATCGCGGTCGAGGTGTCGGTCGTTCCGGAAACCGGCCAAGTGACGCTCGAACGTGCGGAAGCGGCCGTCGACGCCGGCCAGGTCGTATCGCCCGACGGCATTCGCAACCAGATCGAGGGCGGCATCATCCAGTCCGCGAGCTGGACGCTGTACGAGGCACTGAAATACGATACGCAACGCGTGCGCAGCTTCGACTGGAGCAGCTATCCGATTCTCCGCTTCGGCGCCGCACCGCAAAGCATCAAGGTGCATCTGATCAATCGTCCGGGCGCACCGTTCCTCGGTGCGGCCGAGGCGTCGATGGGGCCGACCGCGGGCGCGCTCGCCAACGCGATCTTCGACGCGACCGGCCAGCGCCTGCGCGAAATGCCGTTTGCCGGTGAAGGGCTCAGGAAACGCATCGACGCGTAG
- a CDS encoding (2Fe-2S)-binding protein, producing the protein MITLTVNGVRHTLDIDPSTPLLYALRNDLHLHGAKFGCGLGQCGACTVIVDDKPMFSCLIPVAAIGERRVRTIESLGTAEHPGKLQQAFIDHQAAQCGYCIAGMIMRAQALLERNPKPTERELRTHMEPNLCRCGTHMRILAAVRQVTGLPDPEPAAAPVMISKGL; encoded by the coding sequence ATGATCACCCTCACCGTGAATGGCGTGCGGCACACGCTCGACATCGATCCGTCCACGCCGCTCCTTTACGCGCTGCGCAACGACCTGCACCTGCACGGCGCGAAGTTCGGCTGCGGCCTCGGACAATGCGGCGCGTGCACCGTGATCGTCGACGACAAGCCGATGTTCTCGTGCCTGATTCCGGTCGCCGCGATCGGCGAGCGCCGCGTCAGGACCATCGAGAGCCTCGGCACGGCCGAGCATCCGGGCAAGCTTCAGCAAGCGTTCATCGATCATCAGGCGGCGCAGTGCGGTTATTGCATCGCGGGCATGATCATGCGCGCGCAGGCGCTGCTCGAACGCAACCCGAAACCCACCGAACGCGAGCTGCGCACGCACATGGAACCGAATCTGTGCCGTTGCGGCACCCACATGCGGATCCTGGCGGCCGTGCGCCAGGTCACGGGCTTGCCGGACCCGGAACCGGCAGCCGCTCCCGTCATGATCAGCAAGGGGCTCTGA
- a CDS encoding c-type cytochrome, producing MKHKRLWFGAAAIAIVGLAVAIGIMVRPSIAPIDPPARASFDPKLIQAGARVVALGDCIVCHTAKDGKPFAGGLPLATPFGTIYATNITPDADTGIGRWSRDAFARALRSGIARDGHPLYPAFPYIHFTRMSDDDIAAAYAYLMTREPVQTKTPANDLIFPLNFRPLVAFWNVLFLREGAYRPDPSQSAQWNRGKALVDGLGHCASCHSPLNAIGGEETGKAFDGGIVDGWEAPPLNTLGNAVHPWTQAQLVTYLRTGRASEHGAAAGPMLPVTRDLATVPVEDAEAIAAYILSIQKPAGARPATIVAERKATTPAGQRGAVLFQASCAQCHGPASPMQSIGERPTLAFSTAVAADTPRNAIQMMFNGIGWHGEDTLNYMPSYLDQYDDAQIADLAAYLRETYSDRPAWGGIDTLAAKLRKEDDAR from the coding sequence ATGAAGCACAAGCGACTCTGGTTCGGCGCGGCAGCCATCGCGATCGTCGGCCTGGCGGTCGCGATCGGCATCATGGTTCGGCCGTCGATCGCGCCGATCGATCCGCCTGCACGCGCGTCGTTCGATCCGAAACTGATTCAGGCTGGCGCGCGCGTGGTCGCGCTCGGCGATTGCATCGTCTGCCACACCGCGAAGGACGGCAAGCCGTTCGCCGGCGGGTTGCCGCTCGCGACGCCGTTCGGCACGATCTACGCGACCAACATCACGCCGGACGCCGACACCGGCATCGGCCGCTGGTCGCGCGACGCCTTCGCGCGCGCGCTGCGCAGCGGCATCGCCCGCGACGGCCATCCGCTCTACCCGGCCTTTCCGTACATTCACTTCACGCGGATGTCCGACGACGACATCGCGGCCGCGTACGCGTACCTGATGACCCGCGAACCGGTCCAAACGAAGACGCCGGCAAACGACCTGATCTTCCCGCTCAACTTCCGGCCGCTGGTCGCATTCTGGAACGTGCTGTTCCTGCGCGAGGGCGCCTACCGGCCGGACCCGTCGCAATCCGCGCAATGGAATCGCGGCAAGGCGCTCGTCGACGGCCTCGGACACTGCGCGTCCTGCCATTCGCCGCTGAATGCGATCGGCGGCGAAGAGACGGGCAAGGCGTTCGACGGCGGCATCGTCGACGGCTGGGAAGCCCCGCCGCTCAATACGCTCGGCAACGCGGTCCACCCGTGGACGCAAGCGCAACTGGTCACGTACCTGCGCACCGGCCGCGCGAGCGAGCACGGCGCGGCCGCCGGGCCGATGCTGCCCGTCACACGCGATCTCGCGACCGTGCCGGTCGAGGATGCCGAGGCCATCGCGGCCTACATCCTGTCGATCCAGAAGCCGGCCGGCGCACGGCCCGCGACGATCGTCGCCGAACGCAAAGCGACGACGCCTGCCGGCCAACGCGGTGCCGTGCTGTTCCAGGCGTCGTGCGCGCAGTGCCACGGGCCTGCCTCGCCGATGCAGTCGATCGGCGAGCGGCCGACGCTCGCGTTCAGCACGGCGGTCGCCGCCGACACGCCGCGCAACGCGATCCAGATGATGTTCAACGGGATCGGCTGGCATGGCGAGGACACGCTGAACTACATGCCGTCCTACCTCGACCAGTACGACGACGCGCAGATCGCGGACCTCGCCGCATACCTCCGCGAAACGTACTCCGATCGCCCCGCGTGGGGCGGCATCGACACCCTGGCCGCGAAGCTCAGAAAGGAGGACGACGCGCGATGA
- a CDS encoding FAD binding domain-containing protein: MKIVIAGGSIAGLAAALTLDCIGHDVTVCERSPSPLRGQGGGVAVLRRMMSFLEQHGRHCRQMISVPTHRRRWIDRDGLVTRDEPEMLPFSSWDAVYRSLCETLPRGRIHYGRTVTGFDQDADGVDVHVDDERIRADVLIAADGSGSNLRAHLFPGYTPSFAGYLAWRGIVDEADFDTAAIASLVENMTLHKAPGELFMAFLIPALDGSLAPGMRRFNWLWYRNEADQDALRRHLTDRNGHVHHASVHPGQLSDDAAATLRQLADERLPAALSQLVRTTRMPFNQAIFDALSPAFVDGRVALIGDAACTVRPHTASGTSKAASDAVSLAEALPADATDVVGRLAQWSARRREEVTSLLDKGPQLAASFGLGTPR; this comes from the coding sequence TGCGCGGACAGGGCGGCGGCGTGGCCGTGTTGCGCCGGATGATGTCGTTTCTCGAACAGCATGGCCGTCACTGCCGCCAGATGATCAGCGTGCCGACGCATCGGCGGCGCTGGATCGATCGCGACGGCCTCGTCACGCGGGACGAACCCGAAATGCTGCCGTTCTCGTCATGGGACGCCGTCTACCGCTCGCTGTGCGAGACGCTGCCGCGCGGACGCATCCATTACGGCCGCACGGTCACCGGTTTCGACCAGGACGCGGACGGTGTCGACGTCCACGTGGACGACGAACGGATCCGCGCGGATGTGCTGATCGCAGCCGACGGGTCCGGCTCGAACCTGCGCGCGCACCTCTTCCCCGGCTATACGCCGTCGTTTGCCGGTTACCTCGCATGGCGCGGCATCGTCGACGAAGCCGATTTCGACACTGCCGCGATCGCATCGCTGGTCGAGAACATGACGCTGCACAAGGCGCCTGGCGAGCTGTTCATGGCGTTCCTGATTCCCGCGCTCGACGGCTCGCTCGCGCCGGGCATGCGCCGCTTCAACTGGCTGTGGTATCGCAACGAAGCCGATCAGGACGCGCTGCGCCGTCACCTGACCGATCGTAACGGCCACGTCCATCACGCGTCCGTGCATCCGGGGCAGCTTTCCGACGACGCCGCCGCCACGCTGCGGCAGCTTGCCGACGAACGCTTGCCGGCCGCCCTGTCGCAACTGGTTCGCACGACGCGCATGCCGTTCAATCAGGCGATTTTCGATGCGCTGAGCCCCGCTTTCGTCGATGGCCGCGTCGCGCTGATCGGCGACGCGGCCTGCACCGTGCGCCCGCATACGGCATCGGGCACGTCGAAGGCGGCGAGCGATGCCGTGTCGCTTGCCGAAGCGCTGCCGGCGGACGCGACCGATGTCGTCGGGCGCCTGGCGCAATGGTCGGCCCGGCGGCGGGAGGAAGTGACCTCGCTGCTCGACAAGGGTCCGCAACTTGCCGCGTCGTTCGGCCTCGGCACGCCGCGCTGA